A stretch of the Mesorhizobium sp. Pch-S genome encodes the following:
- a CDS encoding pyridoxal-dependent decarboxylase — MDSEEFRAWSRRAADWGADYRDTVRDRPVRPQVAPGSTLQQIAASPPEQAEAMEAIFADFEAKIMPGMTHWQHPRFFAYFPANAARVSVIAEYLVTAVAAQCMLWQTSPAATELETKMIDWLRQALGLPQGFSGVIQDSASSATLAAILTMREKALDWDGNRKGLPGQKRLRIYSSNQVHTSIDRAVWVAGIGDENLVRIPTTGALRSMDAAALEAAILSDREAGFLPAGIVACVGGTSTGGTDDIAAVVEIARRHDLYLHVDAAWAGAAMICPEYRHFWNGIEQADSIVFNPHKWLGASFDCSIQFVRDPDSHVRTLAIKPEYLKTHGHDGVVNYSEWTVTLGRRFRALKLWFLMRAHGLEGLRSMIRNHVDWSAALAERLSKEPDFELVTAPMLSLFSFRHRAGEGHDSDEHNLRLVNAINDDGRIYLTQTRVDDQVAIRFQVGQFEATREDVEAAFDVIVEVARGLP; from the coding sequence ATGGATAGCGAAGAATTCCGCGCGTGGTCGCGGCGCGCTGCGGACTGGGGCGCGGATTACCGCGACACCGTGCGCGACAGGCCGGTGCGGCCGCAGGTGGCCCCCGGATCGACCCTGCAGCAGATCGCGGCATCGCCGCCAGAGCAGGCGGAGGCGATGGAGGCGATCTTCGCCGATTTCGAGGCCAAGATCATGCCTGGCATGACGCATTGGCAGCATCCGCGCTTCTTTGCCTATTTCCCGGCAAACGCTGCGCGTGTTTCCGTCATCGCCGAATACCTGGTGACCGCGGTCGCCGCGCAATGCATGCTGTGGCAGACTTCGCCTGCCGCGACCGAACTCGAAACAAAAATGATCGACTGGCTGCGGCAGGCGCTCGGCCTGCCGCAAGGGTTCTCCGGGGTTATCCAGGATTCGGCTTCCTCCGCCACGCTGGCTGCCATACTCACCATGCGGGAGAAGGCACTTGACTGGGACGGCAACAGGAAAGGCCTGCCCGGGCAGAAGCGCCTGCGCATCTACAGCTCGAACCAGGTCCACACGTCGATCGATCGCGCTGTCTGGGTCGCCGGCATCGGTGACGAGAACCTCGTCCGGATCCCCACGACAGGCGCGCTGCGTTCCATGGATGCAGCCGCACTGGAGGCTGCGATCCTCTCCGACAGGGAAGCAGGGTTCCTTCCAGCAGGCATCGTCGCGTGTGTCGGAGGTACCAGCACCGGCGGCACCGACGACATTGCCGCAGTGGTGGAAATCGCCCGTCGTCACGATCTCTACCTGCATGTCGATGCCGCATGGGCAGGTGCTGCGATGATCTGTCCGGAGTATCGACATTTCTGGAATGGGATCGAACAGGCCGATTCCATCGTCTTCAATCCGCACAAATGGCTGGGCGCCAGTTTTGACTGTTCGATCCAGTTCGTGCGCGATCCGGACAGCCACGTGCGCACACTGGCCATCAAACCCGAATATCTGAAGACACACGGCCACGACGGCGTCGTCAATTATTCCGAATGGACTGTGACGCTGGGCAGGCGGTTCCGTGCGCTGAAGCTGTGGTTCCTGATGCGCGCGCATGGGCTGGAAGGCCTGCGCAGCATGATCCGCAACCATGTGGATTGGAGTGCCGCCCTGGCGGAGCGGCTTTCGAAAGAGCCGGATTTCGAACTGGTGACTGCGCCGATGCTGTCGCTGTTCTCGTTCCGCCACCGGGCAGGCGAGGGGCATGACAGCGACGAGCACAATCTGCGCCTGGTCAATGCCATCAACGATGATGGCCGCATCTATCTCACACAGACACGTGTCGACGATCAGGTCGCAATCCGTTTCCAGGTCGGGCAGTTCGAGGCGACGCGGGAAGATGTCGAGGCCGCTTTCGATGTGATTGTCGAGGTCGCTCGCGGCCTTCCATAG
- a CDS encoding DeoR/GlpR family DNA-binding transcription regulator has translation MYLSPRHAEIIQMAKEAGRVLVDDLAAHFEVTPQTIRKDLNDLCDQRLLTRIHGGALFPSGIENMEYEARRKIAADEKEAIGLAAARLIPDNASLFINIGTTTEAVSKALLDHNGLMVITNNINVANRMRVYPSIEVVIAGGVVRGSDGGIVGEAAVDFIKQFKVDYAVIGASAIDHDGALLDFDFREVKVAQAILANARHVILVSDCTKFERTAPVRIGHLSQVNTFITDRCEIPAVRKICADSEVQLIETSRS, from the coding sequence ATGTACCTGTCGCCGCGCCATGCCGAGATCATCCAGATGGCCAAGGAGGCAGGGCGTGTGCTGGTGGATGATCTCGCTGCGCATTTCGAAGTGACGCCGCAGACCATCCGCAAGGATCTCAACGACCTGTGCGACCAGCGCCTCCTGACGCGTATTCACGGTGGTGCCCTGTTCCCGTCGGGCATCGAGAACATGGAGTATGAGGCACGGCGGAAGATCGCCGCGGATGAAAAGGAAGCAATCGGGCTGGCCGCCGCCCGGCTCATTCCGGACAATGCCTCACTGTTCATCAACATCGGCACCACGACCGAAGCTGTGAGCAAGGCTCTTCTTGATCACAACGGCCTGATGGTGATCACCAATAACATCAATGTTGCCAACAGGATGCGCGTCTATCCTTCGATAGAGGTGGTGATTGCCGGTGGCGTGGTGCGCGGCTCGGACGGCGGTATCGTCGGCGAGGCGGCAGTCGATTTCATCAAGCAGTTCAAGGTCGACTACGCCGTGATCGGTGCCTCGGCCATCGATCACGACGGAGCGTTGCTTGATTTCGATTTTCGCGAAGTGAAAGTCGCCCAGGCCATTCTTGCCAATGCGCGCCACGTCATCCTGGTTTCGGATTGCACCAAGTTCGAGCGCACCGCACCCGTTCGCATCGGCCATCTCTCGCAGGTCAACACCTTCATAACCGATCGTTGCGAGATCCCCGCGGTGCGCAAGATCTGCGCGGACTCGGAGGTTCAGCTCATCGAGACGTCACGATCCTGA
- the glpD gene encoding glycerol-3-phosphate dehydrogenase, producing the protein MDGTPVHDIFVIGGGINGCGIARDAVGRGYSVFLAEMNDLASGTSSGSTKLIHGGLRYLEFYEFRLVREALMEREVLWCNAPHIIWPMRFVLPFFAGGPRPAWMLRLGLFLYDHIGGRKLLPATKTLDMRRDPAGKPLKPLFSKAFEYSDGWVNDARLVVLNARDAADRGATIRTRTKVVAARREGDLWAITIEDLRDRKTETVRAKLLVNAAGPWVDHVLEKTVGKNDVHNVRLVQGSHIVVRKKFDDPRAYFFQNKDGRIIFAIPYEEDFTLIGTTDRDYSDDPHNVTISEGEIDYLCAAASEYFADPVTRADIVWTYSAVRPLYDDGASKAQEATRDYVLKAEGGEGAAPLINAFGGKITTYRRLAESMLEKIEGFLGKRGDPWTAKGALPGGDFPATGYEAEVTKLKSSYPFLETRMARRLVRLYGTRARMLLGLAKSTADLGQDFGAHLYEAEVRYLVDHEWARTAEDILWRRTKRGLHFDREQTAKLEAFLHRISGPHIAAAE; encoded by the coding sequence TTGGACGGAACTCCGGTCCATGACATTTTTGTCATCGGCGGTGGCATCAACGGTTGCGGCATTGCGCGCGACGCGGTTGGCCGTGGCTATTCCGTATTCCTGGCCGAGATGAACGATCTGGCGAGCGGGACGTCATCCGGCTCGACCAAGCTCATCCACGGCGGCCTGCGCTATCTCGAATTCTATGAATTCCGCCTTGTGCGCGAGGCGTTGATGGAGCGCGAGGTGTTGTGGTGCAATGCGCCGCACATCATCTGGCCGATGCGTTTCGTACTGCCCTTTTTTGCTGGCGGTCCACGCCCAGCCTGGATGCTGCGGCTTGGTCTTTTCCTCTATGATCATATCGGCGGGCGCAAGCTCCTGCCGGCCACGAAAACGCTGGACATGCGGCGCGATCCTGCCGGCAAGCCGCTGAAGCCGCTGTTTTCCAAGGCGTTCGAATATTCCGACGGTTGGGTCAACGATGCGCGCCTGGTGGTGCTGAATGCCCGTGATGCCGCCGACCGCGGCGCGACCATCCGTACCCGCACCAAGGTTGTCGCAGCGCGCCGCGAGGGTGACCTGTGGGCGATTACGATCGAAGACCTGCGCGACCGCAAGACCGAAACCGTCAGGGCGAAGCTGCTGGTCAATGCTGCCGGCCCCTGGGTTGATCATGTCCTGGAAAAGACCGTCGGCAAGAACGACGTGCACAATGTGCGTCTGGTGCAGGGCAGCCATATCGTCGTGCGCAAGAAGTTCGATGACCCGCGCGCCTACTTCTTCCAGAACAAGGATGGCCGCATCATCTTCGCCATCCCCTATGAGGAAGACTTCACGCTGATCGGTACCACCGATCGCGACTATTCCGACGATCCGCACAATGTGACGATCAGCGAAGGCGAGATCGACTATCTGTGCGCCGCGGCCAGCGAATATTTCGCCGATCCGGTGACGCGCGCCGACATCGTCTGGACTTACTCTGCGGTTCGCCCGCTTTACGATGACGGTGCATCCAAGGCGCAGGAAGCGACACGCGACTATGTGCTGAAAGCCGAAGGCGGGGAGGGTGCAGCTCCGCTCATCAATGCGTTTGGCGGCAAGATCACCACCTATCGCCGCCTGGCGGAGTCCATGCTGGAGAAGATCGAAGGTTTCCTCGGCAAGCGCGGCGATCCCTGGACGGCAAAAGGCGCGCTGCCTGGCGGCGACTTTCCCGCAACCGGCTATGAGGCCGAGGTGACGAAGCTCAAGAGCTCCTATCCGTTTCTGGAAACCCGCATGGCGAGGCGTCTTGTGCGACTTTACGGCACGCGCGCGCGCATGCTGCTCGGACTGGCCAAGTCGACGGCTGATCTCGGCCAGGACTTCGGTGCCCACCTCTACGAGGCCGAGGTCCGCTATCTCGTCGACCATGAATGGGCCCGGACCGCCGAGGACATCCTCTGGCGCAGAACCAAGCGCGGACTGCATTTCGATCGCGAACAGACTGCCAAGCTGGAAGCATTTCTGCACCGCATCAGCGGCCCGCATATAGCTGCCGCCGAATAG
- a CDS encoding ABC transporter ATP-binding protein, with product MLELRNVSKVVGAATHIDDVSLTLQHGSLNVLLGPTLSGKTSLMRLMAGLDRPTTGSVWFDGKDVTGVPVQKRNVAMVYQQFINYPAMTVYENIASPLRVAGVDKARIDREVRQAADLLKLTPFLERTPLHLSGGQQQRTALARAIVKNASLVLLDEPLANLDYKLREELRAELPRIFAEAGTIFVYATTEPHEALLLGGNTATLSEGRVTQFGPTIEVFRKPNDLITARTFADPPLNTIVLRKAGASFLLDGGVSLPVPADITGVADASYTIGFQPHHLSLQRPNDQAVPVRAKVSITEITGSESFVHLDFADARWVMLSHGILDLTTDDEVEVFIDPRHIMVFDAAGRSVGAARLAA from the coding sequence ATGCTGGAATTGCGGAACGTCTCGAAGGTCGTGGGTGCGGCAACGCACATCGACGACGTATCGCTGACGCTGCAGCACGGCTCCCTGAATGTGCTTCTGGGGCCAACGCTGTCCGGCAAGACAAGCCTGATGCGACTGATGGCGGGGCTCGATCGGCCAACCACCGGTTCGGTCTGGTTCGACGGCAAGGATGTCACCGGCGTGCCGGTGCAGAAGCGTAACGTCGCAATGGTCTACCAGCAGTTCATCAACTATCCGGCGATGACGGTCTATGAAAACATCGCCTCGCCGCTGCGTGTCGCCGGCGTCGACAAGGCCAGGATCGATCGCGAGGTGCGGCAGGCCGCGGACCTTCTGAAACTCACGCCCTTTCTGGAGCGCACGCCGCTCCATCTGTCCGGCGGCCAGCAGCAGCGCACCGCACTTGCCCGTGCCATCGTCAAGAATGCCAGCCTGGTGTTGCTGGACGAGCCACTGGCCAACCTCGACTACAAGCTGCGTGAAGAGCTGCGCGCCGAGTTGCCAAGGATTTTCGCCGAGGCCGGCACCATTTTCGTCTACGCGACCACGGAGCCGCATGAAGCGCTGCTGCTTGGCGGCAACACGGCGACGCTGTCAGAAGGCAGGGTCACGCAATTCGGTCCCACCATCGAGGTTTTCCGCAAACCGAACGACCTGATCACGGCCCGCACCTTCGCCGATCCACCGCTCAACACGATCGTCCTGCGCAAAGCCGGTGCCAGCTTCCTGCTCGATGGCGGCGTGAGTCTGCCCGTGCCGGCAGATATTACTGGCGTTGCCGACGCCAGCTACACCATCGGCTTCCAGCCGCATCATCTCTCATTGCAGCGGCCGAACGATCAGGCCGTGCCGGTGCGTGCCAAGGTATCGATCACCGAGATCACCGGTTCGGAGAGCTTCGTGCATCTGGATTTCGCCGATGCGCGCTGGGTCATGCTTTCCCACGGCATTCTCGACCTCACCACCGATGATGAAGTCGAGGTGTTCATCGATCCCCGCCATATCATGGTCTTCGACGCGGCCGGACGTTCGGTCGGCGCGGCGCGGTTGGCGGCATAG
- a CDS encoding ABC transporter ATP-binding protein produces the protein MARIDLDHIRHSYLPNPQKDTDFALKEVHHTFQDGGAYALLGPSGCGKTTLLNIISGLLHPSHGKLLFNGNDVTNLSTQERNIAQVFQFPVIYDTMTVYDNLAFPLRNRGVPEADIDRKVRETLDMIDLADWARRKARGLTADQKQKISLGRGLVRSDVNAILFDEPLTVIDPHMKWVLRSQLKQLHRRFGYTMVYVTHDQTEALTFADQVVVMYDGGIVQIGTPAELFERPKHTFVGYFIGSPGMNVLPIEVEGKTAKLGSLAIVLPGAPEKTAGAMELGIRPEYVRLGRVGIGVSISKVEDVGRHKVVRARLEGREIAAIIGEDEEIPAEPKLRFEPAGINVYADSWRVEMRA, from the coding sequence ATGGCACGCATCGATCTCGATCATATCCGCCATTCCTATCTGCCCAATCCGCAGAAGGACACCGACTTCGCGCTGAAGGAAGTGCATCACACCTTCCAGGATGGCGGTGCCTATGCGTTGCTCGGGCCCTCCGGTTGTGGCAAGACCACGCTGCTCAACATCATTTCCGGCCTGCTGCACCCTTCGCACGGCAAGCTGCTTTTCAACGGAAACGATGTGACCAACCTTTCGACACAGGAACGCAACATCGCGCAGGTGTTCCAGTTCCCGGTGATCTACGACACCATGACGGTCTACGACAATCTGGCCTTCCCGCTGCGCAATCGTGGCGTTCCGGAGGCCGATATCGACCGTAAGGTGCGCGAGACGCTCGACATGATCGACCTCGCCGACTGGGCGAGGCGCAAGGCAAGAGGCCTGACTGCCGACCAGAAGCAGAAGATCTCGCTTGGTCGTGGCCTGGTGCGCTCCGACGTCAACGCCATCCTTTTCGATGAACCGCTGACCGTCATCGACCCGCATATGAAATGGGTGTTGCGTTCGCAGCTCAAGCAGCTGCATCGCCGCTTTGGCTACACCATGGTCTACGTCACGCACGATCAGACGGAAGCGCTTACTTTCGCTGACCAGGTGGTGGTGATGTATGACGGCGGCATCGTTCAGATCGGGACGCCGGCGGAACTTTTCGAGCGGCCGAAACACACCTTCGTCGGCTATTTCATCGGCTCGCCGGGCATGAACGTGCTGCCAATCGAAGTCGAGGGCAAGACGGCCAAACTGGGATCGCTGGCCATCGTGCTTCCCGGGGCTCCGGAGAAGACTGCTGGCGCGATGGAACTCGGGATCAGGCCCGAATATGTGCGCCTCGGCCGGGTCGGCATCGGCGTGTCGATCAGCAAGGTCGAGGATGTCGGCCGCCACAAGGTTGTCCGCGCCAGGCTGGAAGGCCGTGAGATCGCGGCGATCATCGGCGAAGACGAGGAAATCCCTGCTGAGCCGAAGCTGCGTTTCGAACCGGCCGGCATCAATGTCTATGCCGATTCCTGGCGCGTCGAGATGAGGGCCTGA
- a CDS encoding sugar ABC transporter permease — MEKTWNNKAWFLVLPVLVLVAFSAVIPLMTVVNYSVQDTFGNNQFFWAGTEWFEELLGSSRFWQAMGRNLVFSAIILAIEVPLGILIALNMPKKGWGVPVCLVLMALPLLVPWNVVGTIWQVFGRSDIGLFGYYLNQLGFNYNYVQDPIDAWFTVIIMDVWHWTSLVVLLCYAGLVSIPDAFYQAAKIDGASRWAVFRYIQLPKMQRVLLIAVLLRFMDSFMIYTEPFVVTGGGPGNSTTFLSIDLVKMALGQFDLGPAAAMSLVYFLIILLLSWVFYTVMTNYDAER, encoded by the coding sequence ATGGAGAAAACCTGGAACAACAAGGCCTGGTTTCTTGTCCTGCCGGTGCTGGTGCTGGTGGCTTTTTCCGCCGTCATCCCGCTGATGACGGTGGTCAACTATTCGGTGCAGGATACTTTCGGCAACAACCAGTTCTTCTGGGCCGGTACCGAATGGTTCGAGGAACTGCTTGGCTCATCGCGCTTCTGGCAGGCGATGGGCCGCAACCTGGTGTTCTCGGCCATCATCCTGGCCATCGAGGTGCCGCTCGGCATCCTGATCGCGCTCAACATGCCGAAGAAGGGCTGGGGCGTTCCGGTCTGCCTTGTGCTGATGGCGCTGCCCCTGCTGGTTCCCTGGAATGTCGTCGGCACGATCTGGCAGGTCTTCGGCCGCAGCGACATCGGCCTGTTCGGCTACTACCTGAACCAGCTGGGCTTCAACTACAACTATGTGCAGGATCCGATCGACGCGTGGTTCACCGTCATCATCATGGATGTGTGGCACTGGACGAGCCTCGTCGTGCTGTTGTGCTATGCAGGCCTGGTCTCCATCCCGGATGCCTTCTACCAGGCCGCCAAGATCGACGGCGCCTCGCGCTGGGCGGTGTTTCGTTACATCCAGCTGCCGAAGATGCAGCGTGTGCTTCTGATCGCGGTTCTGCTGCGTTTCATGGACTCGTTCATGATCTATACCGAACCGTTCGTCGTCACCGGCGGCGGCCCTGGCAACTCGACCACTTTCCTGTCCATCGACCTGGTCAAGATGGCGCTCGGCCAGTTCGACCTCGGTCCGGCGGCGGCGATGTCGCTGGTCTACTTCCTGATCATCCTGTTGCTGTCGTGGGTGTTCTACACCGTCATGACCAACTACGACGCGGAGCGCTGA
- a CDS encoding carbohydrate ABC transporter permease, which yields MASANERTTDTAIAAGSLRSGLSQEQLARRMRKRGEESKFWWVIPTLYILFLLLPIYWLVNMSFKTNTEIVSGLTLYPHEPTLRNYRIIFTDPSWYMGYVNSITYVVMNMVISVAVALPAAYAFSRYRFLGDKHLFFWLLTNRMAPPAVFALPFFQLYSAFGLIDTHIAVALAHCLFNVPLAVWILEGFMSGVPKEIDETAYIDGYSFPRFFFKIFMPLIASGIGVAAFFCFMFSWVELLLARTLTTTDAKPIAAVMTRTVSASGMDWGLLAAAGVLTLIPGAIVIWFVRNYIAKGFALGRV from the coding sequence ATGGCGAGCGCAAACGAACGGACAACCGATACGGCGATCGCCGCCGGTTCGCTGAGGAGCGGCCTCTCGCAGGAACAGCTCGCGCGGCGCATGCGCAAGCGCGGCGAGGAATCGAAATTCTGGTGGGTGATCCCCACGCTCTACATCCTGTTCCTGCTGCTGCCGATCTACTGGCTCGTCAACATGAGCTTCAAGACCAACACGGAGATCGTGTCGGGTCTGACGCTCTATCCGCACGAGCCGACCTTGCGGAACTACCGGATCATCTTCACCGATCCATCCTGGTACATGGGCTATGTGAACTCCATCACCTATGTCGTTATGAACATGGTGATTTCGGTCGCCGTTGCCTTGCCTGCGGCTTATGCCTTCTCGCGCTATCGCTTCCTTGGCGACAAGCACCTGTTCTTCTGGCTGCTGACCAACCGCATGGCGCCGCCCGCGGTGTTCGCGCTGCCGTTCTTCCAGCTCTACTCGGCCTTCGGCCTGATCGACACGCACATCGCGGTGGCGCTGGCTCACTGCCTGTTCAATGTGCCGCTGGCGGTGTGGATCCTGGAAGGCTTCATGTCCGGGGTGCCGAAGGAGATCGACGAAACCGCCTATATCGACGGCTATTCGTTCCCGCGCTTCTTCTTCAAGATCTTCATGCCGCTGATCGCGAGCGGCATCGGTGTGGCCGCCTTCTTCTGCTTCATGTTCTCATGGGTGGAACTGCTGCTTGCCCGCACGCTGACCACCACCGATGCCAAGCCGATCGCCGCGGTCATGACGCGCACCGTTTCGGCCTCCGGCATGGACTGGGGCCTGTTGGCTGCTGCCGGCGTGCTGACGCTGATCCCCGGCGCCATCGTGATCTGGTTCGTCCGCAACTACATCGCCAAGGGCTTTGCCCTGGGGAGGGTATGA
- a CDS encoding DUF2160 domain-containing protein — MMTVSRNWIVPLVVVVAVYLGASGLLASFVPVQDGARAWGAPLIAGGWMAWTFPTAMFFLTIFGILSLMAVWEYASPGGNPRVGVLRFETTRGDRLFITLLGSAFIHLAWLGLVGAGLWWALALSVAYAIAVFRYV, encoded by the coding sequence ATGATGACTGTTTCCCGAAACTGGATCGTTCCCCTCGTTGTCGTGGTTGCCGTCTACCTTGGCGCATCTGGGCTGCTCGCTTCTTTCGTTCCGGTCCAGGACGGTGCGCGCGCCTGGGGCGCGCCTCTGATCGCCGGCGGCTGGATGGCATGGACTTTCCCGACCGCGATGTTCTTCCTCACGATCTTCGGCATCCTTTCGCTGATGGCGGTGTGGGAATATGCATCGCCCGGCGGAAATCCGCGTGTCGGCGTGCTGCGCTTCGAGACGACGCGCGGCGACCGCCTCTTCATCACGCTGCTTGGCAGCGCCTTCATCCATCTCGCTTGGCTGGGTCTCGTTGGAGCCGGCCTCTGGTGGGCTCTCGCTCTCTCCGTGGCCTACGCCATAGCGGTGTTCCGCTACGTATAG
- a CDS encoding ABC transporter substrate-binding protein: protein MRRQFLISTTALALLAGMGNAYAGMDEAKAFLDKEIGDVSTLSRADQEKEMQWFIDAAKPFAGMEIKVVSETITTHSYESEVLAPAFSAITGIKLTHDLIQEGDVVEKIQTQMQTGQNLYDGWVNDSDLIGTHWRYKQVRNLTDWMANEGKDVTNPNLDLADFIGTSFTSAPDKKLYQLPDQQFANLYWFRYDWFNDEKNKADFKAKYGYDLGVPVNWSAYEDIAEFFNGREIDGKKVFGHMDYGKKDPSLGWRFTDAWLSMAGNGDKGIPNGLPVDEWGIKVNEKSQPVGSCVARGGDTNGPASVYAIQKYLDWLKAYAPAEAQGMTFSESGPVPAQGNIAQQMFWYTAFTADMVKDGLPVVNADGTPKWRMAPSPHGVYWKDGMKLGYQDVGSWTLMKSTPDDRAKAAWLYAQFVTSKTVDVKKSHVGLTFIRESTIHHKSFTDRAPKLGGLIEFYRSPARVQWSPTGTNVPDYPKLAQLWWQAIGDASSGAKTAQEAMDSLCAEQEKVMGRLEKAGVQGDIGPKLAEEHDLEYWNKDAVSKGNLAPQLKIEPEKDKPITINYDELVKSWQK, encoded by the coding sequence ATGCGACGGCAATTTCTGATATCGACCACCGCGCTTGCCCTGCTTGCTGGCATGGGCAACGCCTACGCAGGAATGGACGAGGCGAAAGCCTTCCTGGACAAGGAAATCGGCGACGTATCGACGCTTTCGCGCGCCGACCAGGAAAAGGAAATGCAGTGGTTCATCGACGCCGCCAAGCCGTTCGCCGGCATGGAGATCAAGGTGGTGTCGGAAACCATCACCACGCACTCCTATGAATCGGAAGTGCTGGCGCCGGCCTTTTCGGCGATCACCGGCATCAAGCTGACGCACGACCTGATCCAGGAAGGCGACGTCGTCGAGAAGATTCAGACCCAGATGCAGACGGGTCAGAACCTGTACGACGGCTGGGTCAACGATTCCGACCTGATCGGCACGCACTGGCGCTACAAGCAGGTGCGCAACCTGACCGACTGGATGGCGAACGAAGGCAAGGATGTCACCAATCCGAACCTCGATCTCGCCGACTTCATCGGCACGTCCTTCACTTCTGCACCGGACAAGAAACTCTATCAGTTGCCCGACCAGCAGTTCGCGAACCTGTACTGGTTCCGCTACGACTGGTTCAACGACGAGAAGAACAAGGCCGATTTCAAGGCGAAGTACGGCTACGATCTCGGCGTGCCGGTCAACTGGTCGGCCTACGAGGACATCGCCGAGTTCTTCAACGGTCGCGAGATCGACGGCAAGAAAGTCTTCGGCCACATGGATTACGGCAAGAAGGATCCGTCGCTGGGCTGGCGCTTCACCGATGCGTGGCTTTCGATGGCCGGCAACGGCGACAAGGGCATCCCGAACGGTCTGCCGGTCGACGAATGGGGCATCAAGGTCAACGAGAAGTCGCAGCCCGTCGGTTCCTGCGTGGCGCGTGGCGGTGACACCAACGGCCCGGCTTCGGTCTATGCCATCCAGAAATATCTGGACTGGCTGAAGGCCTATGCTCCGGCTGAAGCCCAGGGCATGACCTTCTCCGAAAGCGGCCCGGTTCCGGCACAGGGCAACATCGCCCAGCAGATGTTCTGGTACACCGCCTTCACCGCCGACATGGTCAAGGACGGCCTGCCTGTGGTGAACGCCGACGGCACGCCGAAGTGGCGCATGGCTCCGAGCCCGCATGGCGTCTATTGGAAGGACGGCATGAAGCTCGGCTATCAGGACGTCGGTTCCTGGACGCTGATGAAGTCGACCCCCGATGACCGCGCCAAGGCCGCTTGGCTCTATGCGCAGTTCGTCACCTCCAAGACGGTCGACGTGAAGAAGAGCCATGTCGGTCTCACCTTCATCCGCGAGAGCACCATCCACCACAAGAGCTTCACCGACCGTGCGCCGAAGCTCGGCGGTCTGATCGAGTTCTATCGCTCGCCGGCCCGCGTGCAGTGGTCGCCGACGGGCACCAACGTGCCGGACTATCCGAAGCTGGCACAGCTGTGGTGGCAGGCAATCGGTGACGCATCCTCCGGCGCCAAGACCGCGCAGGAAGCGATGGACTCGCTGTGCGCCGAGCAGGAGAAGGTGATGGGCCGCCTCGAGAAGGCCGGCGTGCAGGGCGACATCGGTCCGAAGCTCGCCGAGGAGCACGATCTCGAATACTGGAACAAGGACGCCGTCTCGAAGGGCAACCTTGCGCCGCAGCTCAAGATCGAGCCCGAGAAGGACAAGCCGATCACCATCAACTATGACGAGCTGGTGAAGAGCTGGCAGAAGTAA